Proteins from a single region of Mucilaginibacter daejeonensis:
- a CDS encoding NAD(P)/FAD-dependent oxidoreductase, which produces MADVIIVGGGLAGLVNALLLSRAGLLVTVIEKRSYPFHRVCGEYISNEVLPFLESIGVDVFALGAAHIKRLRLTSWRGAQHTKDLDLGGFGISRYTLDHYLYQLCMASGVRFALDTQADDIQFADGLFTVITRVETFTALLVIGAFGKRSNLDNKLKRRFFTRRSPYVGIKMHAQIDLPDDMIQLNTFSNGYCGMSKIEGDRYCVCSLSHRDDLRRYGSIEELQAQVFAQNPYQKAIYESAEWLYDKPEVINEVSFEKKELVHGHILMSGDTAGMIAPLCGNGMTIAMHSARLLSAAIIKYYRPGKPFNPKDRLALENTYKRDWNRHFAMRLWFGRRLQSLFDNKDLMHVAVKGINIIPGLSDLIIKGTHGKPWS; this is translated from the coding sequence ATGGCCGATGTGATCATTGTTGGAGGTGGGCTGGCCGGACTCGTGAATGCCTTATTACTGAGCCGGGCCGGGCTGCTGGTCACCGTTATCGAAAAACGTAGCTATCCCTTTCATCGTGTTTGCGGCGAATACATCTCTAACGAGGTACTTCCCTTTTTAGAGTCGATAGGCGTTGATGTTTTCGCGCTTGGCGCTGCGCATATCAAGCGTTTGCGACTTACCTCCTGGCGTGGTGCACAGCATACCAAAGACCTTGATCTGGGCGGATTCGGTATCAGTCGTTATACGCTCGATCACTATTTATATCAGCTATGTATGGCCAGTGGGGTGAGGTTCGCTTTAGACACGCAGGCCGACGACATCCAGTTCGCTGACGGCCTATTCACGGTGATCACCCGTGTCGAAACGTTCACCGCACTCTTAGTGATCGGCGCTTTTGGTAAACGGTCCAACCTCGATAATAAACTCAAGCGACGATTCTTCACCAGGCGCAGCCCATACGTAGGTATCAAGATGCACGCACAGATCGACCTGCCCGATGACATGATCCAGCTCAATACCTTTAGCAATGGCTATTGCGGTATGTCGAAGATCGAAGGCGACCGCTATTGCGTGTGTTCCCTTTCGCACCGTGATGATCTGCGGCGTTATGGCAGTATCGAAGAATTGCAAGCGCAGGTATTCGCTCAGAACCCCTATCAAAAGGCGATATACGAAAGTGCCGAATGGCTTTATGATAAGCCCGAGGTGATCAACGAGGTATCGTTCGAAAAAAAGGAACTGGTACACGGCCACATCCTCATGAGTGGCGATACCGCCGGCATGATCGCCCCGCTATGCGGCAACGGCATGACCATTGCCATGCACTCGGCGCGCCTGCTATCAGCCGCCATCATCAAATATTACCGGCCGGGTAAACCATTCAACCCAAAAGACAGACTCGCCTTAGAAAACACTTACAAGCGCGATTGGAACCGGCACTTTGCAATGCGGTTATGGTTCGGCAGGCGCCTGCAATCACTTTTCGATAATAAGGACCTGATGCATGTGGCCGTGAAGGGCATTAATATTATTCCTGGCCTTAGCGACCTGATCATTAAAGGCACGCATGGTAAGCCGTGGAGCTGA
- a CDS encoding SPFH domain-containing protein — protein sequence MLFTSFVTIRQGTIGVVTVFGKYRRILLPGLNFKIPLIEVLYSRISIQNRSVELEFQAVTVDQANVYFKAMLLYSVLNQSEEAIKAVAFKFVDERNLMQALVRTVEGSIRAFVATKRQSDVLILRRDIVEHVKEQIDNILEGWGYHLQDLQLNDITFDDVIMRSMSQVVASNNLKAAAENEGQALLITKTKAAEAEGNAIKIAAEAERQASQLRGQGVALFREEVAKGMTVAAKEMQQADMDTSVILFTMWTEAIKHFSENSTGNVIFLDGSAESMQKTMKEMMSLQVLQTDVAKK from the coding sequence GTGTTATTTACCTCGTTCGTGACCATCAGGCAGGGCACGATCGGTGTGGTCACCGTTTTTGGTAAATACCGCCGCATCCTGTTACCCGGGCTTAATTTTAAGATCCCGCTCATTGAGGTGCTATACTCACGTATATCTATTCAGAACCGTTCGGTAGAGCTTGAATTTCAGGCCGTAACGGTAGATCAGGCCAATGTGTATTTCAAGGCCATGCTGCTGTACTCGGTGCTTAACCAAAGCGAGGAGGCCATTAAAGCGGTAGCCTTTAAATTCGTTGACGAGCGCAATCTCATGCAGGCGCTGGTGCGTACAGTAGAGGGTTCTATCCGGGCATTTGTGGCCACCAAACGCCAAAGCGATGTGCTCATCCTCCGCCGCGACATCGTGGAACATGTAAAAGAACAGATCGATAACATACTGGAAGGCTGGGGCTATCATCTGCAAGACCTCCAGCTCAACGATATCACCTTTGATGATGTCATCATGCGCTCCATGAGCCAGGTAGTGGCCTCTAACAACCTGAAAGCCGCCGCCGAGAATGAGGGGCAAGCACTGCTCATCACCAAGACCAAAGCCGCTGAGGCCGAGGGTAACGCTATCAAGATCGCTGCCGAGGCCGAGCGCCAGGCGTCGCAGTTGCGTGGTCAGGGTGTGGCTTTGTTCCGCGAGGAAGTAGCCAAGGGTATGACGGTGGCCGCCAAAGAGATGCAGCAGGCCGACATGGATACATCAGTGATCCTGTTCACCATGTGGACCGAGGCGATCAAGCACTTCTCAGAGAACTCGACCGGCAACGTGATCTTTTTAGATGGTTCGGCCGAAAGCATGCAAAAGACCATGAAGGAAATGATGAGCCTCCAGGTATTGCAAACAGATGTGGCAAAAAAATAA
- a CDS encoding tryptophan 2,3-dioxygenase family protein, with product MQISPEIEQRLGQLQQKYEAMGQDMSSYLDGLLYAEFLTYWDYINLDTLLSLQNPKTPFPDEQIFIIYHQITELYFKMALNECQQIAEHEALTVEFFTARMQRINRYFEALTQSFQIMVDGMDKEQFLKFRMSLLPASGFQSGQYRMIEIHATDFINLVAKDKRTELAGGTIAQQFDDIYWKYGATELSTGKKTLTLKQFEKKYAKTFIALGEASIGTNFYALYRKLQEAGEPVTALENELRQLDINVNVNWPLAHYRSAVRYLHREPHEISATGGTNWQKYLPPRFQKRIFYPSLWTADQKEEWGKAWVDKVLSEVQPAT from the coding sequence ATGCAAATTTCGCCTGAGATAGAGCAAAGGCTGGGCCAGCTGCAGCAAAAGTACGAGGCCATGGGGCAGGATATGTCGTCATACCTGGATGGCCTGTTGTATGCCGAGTTCCTGACCTATTGGGATTACATTAATTTGGATACGCTGCTAAGCCTGCAAAACCCCAAAACGCCCTTCCCCGACGAGCAGATCTTCATCATCTATCACCAGATCACGGAGCTGTATTTTAAAATGGCGCTGAACGAGTGCCAGCAGATCGCCGAGCACGAGGCGCTTACGGTGGAATTCTTTACCGCGCGCATGCAACGCATCAACCGGTATTTTGAGGCCCTTACGCAATCGTTCCAGATCATGGTAGATGGGATGGACAAGGAGCAGTTCTTAAAATTCAGGATGTCGTTACTGCCGGCCAGTGGTTTCCAGTCGGGCCAGTACCGCATGATCGAGATCCACGCCACCGATTTTATTAACCTGGTAGCTAAGGATAAACGTACCGAACTGGCCGGAGGCACCATTGCCCAACAGTTCGACGATATCTACTGGAAGTATGGCGCCACCGAACTATCTACCGGTAAAAAGACGTTGACGCTTAAACAGTTCGAAAAAAAGTACGCCAAAACGTTCATCGCCCTGGGCGAGGCCAGCATTGGCACCAACTTTTACGCTCTGTACCGCAAATTGCAGGAAGCGGGTGAGCCCGTTACCGCGCTGGAGAACGAGCTGCGCCAGCTCGACATTAACGTGAACGTGAACTGGCCGCTGGCCCACTACCGCTCGGCGGTGCGCTACCTGCACCGCGAACCGCATGAGATCAGCGCCACCGGTGGCACCAACTGGCAAAAATACCTGCCTCCGCGTTTTCAAAAACGCATCTTTTATCCAAGCTTGTGGACCGCCGATCAAAAAGAGGAATGGGGCAAGGCCTGGGTAGATAAAGTGCTGAGCGAGGTACAGCCTGCCACCTGA
- a CDS encoding YceI family protein → MKKLFSIALMLMVSALAFAQVKHTVTRSAVTYQIKNMGIKTTGKFGGLTADIDFDKNKLATSKIEASIDVTTVNSENEMRDNHLKAEDYFDVNKHPKITMVSRSFAAKGGNNYLGMFDITIKGKTKPVEVPFTYTENANTGLFKGSFKINRKDFGIGGNSMVLGDEATVDLLVETTKSKP, encoded by the coding sequence ATGAAAAAGCTCTTTTCTATAGCCTTAATGCTCATGGTATCGGCACTTGCCTTTGCCCAGGTCAAACATACCGTTACCCGGTCGGCGGTCACCTACCAGATCAAGAATATGGGCATCAAGACCACCGGTAAATTCGGGGGACTAACGGCCGATATCGACTTTGACAAGAATAAACTGGCTACCAGTAAGATCGAGGCCAGTATAGACGTCACCACCGTTAACTCTGAGAACGAGATGCGCGACAACCACTTAAAGGCCGAAGACTACTTTGACGTGAACAAACACCCTAAGATCACCATGGTATCGCGCTCTTTCGCCGCTAAGGGTGGCAATAATTACCTGGGTATGTTCGATATCACCATTAAAGGAAAAACAAAACCGGTCGAGGTGCCTTTTACCTATACCGAGAATGCTAACACCGGTTTGTTCAAAGGGTCTTTCAAGATCAACAGGAAAGATTTCGGTATCGGCGGTAACAGTATGGTACTGGGCGATGAGGCCACGGTAGACCTACTGGTCGAGACCACCAAGAGCAAGCCATAA
- a CDS encoding helix-turn-helix domain-containing protein, translating to MDSSKVIAIIRKKKGLSQTDFAKLVGLTQASLSHIESGKKQPHRSTISKICEALGMPETWFDLLTTDPNKLNGIAKERYQLVGDDIKQLILDSIQ from the coding sequence ATGGATTCATCAAAGGTAATTGCTATTATAAGGAAAAAGAAAGGCTTGAGTCAGACCGACTTTGCAAAGCTGGTAGGCTTGACCCAAGCTTCTCTTTCTCACATAGAATCAGGTAAAAAACAGCCGCATCGCAGCACTATTTCCAAAATTTGCGAGGCGTTAGGGATGCCGGAAACTTGGTTTGATTTATTAACAACCGACCCCAATAAATTAAATGGCATTGCAAAGGAAAGGTATCAACTCGTTGGGGATGACATAAAACAGTTAATTTTAGACTCCATCCAATAG
- a CDS encoding glycoside hydrolase family 10 protein yields the protein MIIALFWCLGLFAQTDTIKQLHPHPKREFRGVWVATVTNIDWPSAPRLTVERQRSELINILNFHEQASLNAIMFQVRPAADAFYAKSREPWSKWLTGQQGLAPADGFDPLEFAINEAHKRNMELHAWFNPYRATMDGGAVSEQHVTRVHPDWFFTYGGRKLFNPGLPDVREYIVQVILDVVKNYDVDGIHMDDYFYPYPIAGQKINDQATFQKYGAEDFDDIRDWRRDNVDTLIHMLADSIHKYKPFVKFGISPFGIWKNAGQDPEGSATSGGSSFYEQYADSRRWIEEGWIDYINPQIYWPFGNRAAAFEKLTDWWSQHTYNRHLYIGQGAYRIGEVRNSGFKNPDQIPAQIRYLRNNPRVQGSVFFSSASLRRNYGGVNDSLKNNYYKNPALPPPMLWLDSVAPNPVRDLLVARADNGLQLHWQTPFLAKDKELVYGYVIYRFYQGERIDISDPTHILHIQYNPLTASIDATAEKGKNYVYIVTAIDRLKNESDPVSVTVSYR from the coding sequence ATGATAATTGCGTTATTTTGGTGCCTTGGCCTATTTGCACAAACGGATACCATAAAGCAGCTTCATCCGCATCCTAAACGTGAGTTCAGGGGTGTTTGGGTAGCTACCGTGACCAACATCGACTGGCCCAGTGCTCCCCGCCTTACCGTAGAACGCCAACGTTCGGAGCTGATCAACATCCTTAATTTTCACGAACAGGCCTCGCTAAATGCTATCATGTTCCAGGTTCGCCCGGCTGCTGATGCCTTTTACGCGAAAAGCCGCGAACCATGGTCGAAATGGTTGACCGGCCAGCAGGGCCTGGCGCCTGCCGATGGCTTCGACCCGCTTGAATTCGCCATCAACGAGGCTCATAAACGCAACATGGAACTGCATGCCTGGTTCAACCCATACCGGGCGACCATGGATGGCGGAGCTGTTAGTGAGCAACACGTTACCCGTGTTCATCCCGATTGGTTCTTTACCTATGGCGGCCGCAAGCTTTTCAATCCTGGTTTGCCCGATGTGCGTGAATACATCGTTCAGGTGATCCTGGATGTGGTGAAGAACTATGATGTGGACGGCATACATATGGACGATTACTTTTATCCATACCCGATCGCTGGCCAAAAGATCAACGATCAGGCCACCTTTCAAAAGTATGGTGCCGAAGATTTTGACGATATCCGTGATTGGCGGCGCGACAATGTGGATACCCTGATCCATATGTTGGCCGACAGTATTCATAAGTATAAGCCCTTCGTAAAGTTCGGGATCAGCCCGTTCGGGATTTGGAAGAATGCCGGCCAGGACCCCGAAGGTTCGGCCACGAGCGGCGGCTCATCCTTTTATGAACAGTATGCCGATTCGCGCAGATGGATAGAAGAAGGCTGGATCGATTACATTAACCCACAGATCTACTGGCCATTTGGCAACCGCGCGGCCGCTTTTGAAAAGCTGACCGACTGGTGGAGCCAGCACACCTATAACCGTCATCTATATATTGGCCAGGGCGCCTACCGCATAGGCGAGGTTCGCAATTCAGGTTTCAAGAACCCGGACCAGATACCCGCTCAGATCCGTTACCTGCGTAATAACCCAAGGGTACAGGGTAGCGTATTCTTTAGCTCGGCATCGTTAAGGCGTAATTATGGCGGAGTGAACGACTCGCTCAAGAATAACTACTACAAGAACCCGGCCCTGCCGCCGCCTATGTTATGGCTCGATTCGGTGGCGCCGAACCCGGTACGTGACCTGTTAGTGGCCCGTGCCGATAATGGATTGCAGCTGCACTGGCAAACACCTTTCCTGGCCAAGGATAAGGAATTGGTGTATGGATACGTGATCTACCGCTTTTACCAGGGCGAACGCATCGATATCTCTGACCCTACACACATCCTGCATATACAATACAATCCGCTTACCGCGAGCATTGACGCTACGGCCGAAAAAGGTAAGAATTACGTGTACATCGTAACAGCGATCGATAGGCTCAAGAACGAGAGCGACCCGGTATCAGTGACGGTAAGCTACCGCTAA
- a CDS encoding type III polyketide synthase, whose amino-acid sequence MGSCISSIGIANPPAQVTQQQAYEFMADAFGLSTDHSKLLKSIYEGSGIETRYTVIDDFSADPADRTFFEPTADLEPFVTTEKRMTLYQQKAIEVAVAAARDCLSRYNESIYSQITHLVTVSCTGMYAPGIDIDLVERLGLSKHTERTCINFMGCYGAINGLKAADHICRAEPNAKVLLVSVELCTLHFQKHNTLDNWVANSLFADGSAAALIENSSNRGSDAPALELKTFYSEFMPESRSEMGWYVGNTGFEMKLTSKVAKQIRKHIKGVTERLLQKAGLEFSNIGAYAIHPGGKKILEAVEQALELPEESNLYAYEVLRQYGNMSSATILFVLNKMMAAGKQLSNTNLVSFAFGPGLTVEGMVLKMQ is encoded by the coding sequence ATGGGCAGTTGTATCAGTTCAATAGGCATCGCTAACCCGCCAGCGCAGGTAACGCAGCAACAAGCGTATGAGTTCATGGCCGATGCGTTCGGCCTGAGCACTGATCACTCCAAACTGCTCAAAAGCATTTACGAAGGTTCGGGCATCGAAACGCGTTACACCGTGATCGATGATTTTTCGGCAGACCCAGCCGACCGTACCTTTTTTGAGCCGACCGCTGACCTGGAGCCCTTTGTGACCACCGAAAAGCGCATGACGCTTTATCAGCAAAAGGCGATCGAAGTGGCCGTGGCCGCTGCCCGGGATTGCCTGTCGCGGTATAATGAGTCGATATATAGCCAGATCACCCACCTGGTCACCGTAAGTTGCACAGGAATGTATGCCCCGGGCATCGATATAGACCTGGTGGAGCGCCTGGGACTATCCAAACATACCGAACGCACTTGCATCAACTTCATGGGCTGTTATGGCGCCATCAATGGCCTTAAAGCAGCCGACCACATATGCCGTGCCGAGCCTAACGCCAAAGTGCTGTTGGTGAGTGTAGAGCTTTGCACGCTGCATTTTCAAAAACACAATACGTTGGATAATTGGGTGGCCAACTCGCTCTTCGCTGATGGGTCGGCCGCGGCACTGATCGAGAACTCGTCGAACAGGGGCAGCGATGCGCCAGCCCTGGAGCTAAAGACCTTCTACTCAGAGTTCATGCCTGAGAGCCGCAGCGAGATGGGCTGGTATGTGGGCAATACCGGTTTCGAGATGAAGCTGACCTCAAAAGTGGCCAAGCAGATCCGCAAGCACATTAAAGGTGTTACTGAGCGTTTGTTGCAAAAGGCAGGTCTCGAGTTCAGCAATATCGGTGCGTATGCCATCCACCCAGGAGGCAAAAAGATATTGGAGGCTGTAGAGCAAGCGCTTGAACTACCCGAAGAAAGCAACCTGTACGCTTACGAAGTATTGCGGCAATATGGTAATATGTCATCGGCCACGATCTTATTCGTGTTAAATAAAATGATGGCGGCCGGTAAACAGTTAAGCAACACCAACCTGGTCAGCTTTGCCTTTGGTCCGGGGCTTACCGTAGAGGGTATGGTGCTCAAAATGCAATGA
- a CDS encoding glycerophosphodiester phosphodiesterase family protein encodes MKVTTLAALGLAITISCKAQMKASKPAPFPAFDTEAHRGGRALMPENTIAAMLNAVDLGVTTLEMDTHITKDGKVVLSHDDGFNPLFALTPDGHEISKADAEKYGLYQMNYVDIARFDVGSKFYEKFPQQKKMKANVPLLSAVIDSVQAHLKATGKPQVFYNIETKSKPANDGKLNPDPDTFVKLLMEVIEAKKITPYVIIQSFDKRTLQVLHKKYPEVRTSYLLDGKSSTLAADLTDLGFVPFAYSPAYKLVTAQMVADCHAKDIKIIPWTVNTVPEISALKALGVDGVISDKPDLF; translated from the coding sequence ATGAAAGTTACCACACTGGCCGCTCTTGGCCTCGCGATCACCATAAGCTGTAAGGCACAAATGAAAGCATCTAAACCCGCGCCGTTCCCTGCCTTTGATACCGAGGCACACCGGGGCGGCCGCGCGTTGATGCCTGAAAATACCATTGCCGCCATGCTGAACGCCGTTGACCTGGGCGTGACCACCCTCGAGATGGACACCCACATCACCAAAGACGGCAAGGTGGTACTCTCGCACGATGACGGCTTTAACCCGTTGTTCGCCCTTACGCCTGACGGGCATGAGATCAGCAAGGCCGATGCCGAAAAGTATGGGCTGTACCAGATGAACTACGTAGATATAGCCCGTTTTGATGTAGGGTCGAAGTTCTATGAAAAGTTCCCGCAGCAAAAAAAGATGAAGGCGAATGTGCCGCTGCTATCGGCCGTGATCGATAGCGTGCAGGCGCACCTCAAAGCTACCGGCAAACCGCAGGTGTTCTATAACATCGAGACCAAGAGCAAGCCGGCTAACGATGGCAAGCTGAACCCTGACCCCGATACATTCGTGAAACTGCTGATGGAGGTGATCGAGGCCAAAAAGATCACGCCTTACGTGATCATCCAGTCGTTCGATAAGCGTACGTTGCAGGTACTGCATAAAAAATATCCGGAGGTGCGTACCTCTTACCTGTTGGATGGCAAGAGCAGCACCCTCGCGGCCGACCTGACCGATCTGGGTTTCGTGCCCTTTGCCTATAGCCCGGCCTACAAACTGGTTACCGCACAAATGGTGGCCGACTGCCACGCCAAAGACATCAAGATCATCCCCTGGACGGTGAACACCGTCCCCGAGATCAGCGCCCTCAAAGCCTTAGGCGTAGACGGGGTCATATCAGATAAGCCGGATCTTTTTTAG
- a CDS encoding UDP-2,3-diacylglucosamine diphosphatase, protein MTARTKIYFASDIHLGALGYASSREREARIVRWLDSIKHDVAELFLVGDVFDFWFEYRTVVPKGYIRFLGKLAELVDAGVKLYLFKGNHDMWMFDYFVNELGATIISDELVLERQGKRIYLHHGDGLGPGDNKYKFLKKIFRSRLCQWFFERLHPNFGVGIANRWSQHSRLANAASNEQKLFENEWLVSFSRETLKTTHYDYMIFGHRHIPMVVKLTDLTEYINLGEWVFSNSYAVMHNGVVSLEYFEVAEKEVQL, encoded by the coding sequence ATGACAGCACGCACCAAGATCTACTTTGCATCCGATATTCACTTAGGCGCTTTGGGTTACGCCAGCAGCCGTGAACGTGAGGCCCGCATTGTTAGGTGGTTGGATAGCATCAAGCACGATGTTGCTGAACTCTTCCTGGTAGGCGATGTGTTCGATTTCTGGTTCGAATACAGGACGGTGGTGCCCAAAGGCTACATCCGCTTTTTAGGTAAACTGGCCGAACTGGTAGATGCCGGCGTGAAGCTCTATCTGTTCAAAGGCAACCATGATATGTGGATGTTCGACTACTTTGTGAACGAGCTGGGTGCCACGATCATTAGCGATGAGCTGGTGCTGGAGCGACAAGGCAAACGCATCTACTTGCATCATGGCGATGGCTTGGGCCCGGGCGACAATAAATACAAGTTCCTGAAAAAGATATTCAGAAGCCGCTTGTGCCAGTGGTTCTTTGAGCGCCTGCACCCTAATTTTGGCGTGGGCATAGCCAACCGGTGGTCACAACACAGCCGTTTAGCCAACGCTGCCTCCAACGAGCAAAAACTGTTTGAGAACGAGTGGCTGGTCAGCTTTTCGCGCGAGACGCTGAAGACCACCCACTACGACTACATGATATTTGGCCACCGTCACATCCCTATGGTAGTAAAACTCACCGACCTAACCGAATATATCAACCTGGGCGAATGGGTGTTCAGCAACTCATACGCCGTGAT
- a CDS encoding aspartyl protease family protein, with product MSYSPDACKRSIITLLMLLGMYPALAQHNDTLAVIPFVLKAQKIYFKCRVNNSDSLTFLFDTGASPMVITDSIALNVLKLTMDGEVRNQGANGISTVKASNNNVLHLGGITLTGIRLLSIPYPGHPFDGVLGINVMKRYVIRVDHKKRKLYFFDKDTFRYPGSARPVKVKWLQHVPAIKGAVVVNKKRYQGWFEMDTGSDAAIDLTTPFVTRHQFRDQLKTIAISTATGSDGNQSELYVVRMPEVRLGNLRFYTLPTGLATATKGLMSSPDLQGVLGNNFLKRFNITYDLAHNKIYLEPNDLLHSNYFDWLK from the coding sequence ATGAGTTACTCCCCTGATGCCTGTAAACGCTCGATCATTACTTTATTGATGCTTTTGGGCATGTACCCTGCGCTGGCCCAGCATAATGATACGCTTGCGGTGATCCCCTTTGTATTGAAGGCGCAAAAGATCTATTTTAAGTGCCGGGTGAATAATTCTGACAGCTTGACCTTTTTGTTCGATACGGGCGCTTCGCCCATGGTGATCACCGATAGCATTGCCCTGAACGTTTTGAAGCTGACCATGGACGGTGAGGTGCGCAACCAAGGCGCCAACGGCATCAGCACCGTAAAGGCCAGTAACAACAACGTTTTGCATCTGGGTGGCATCACGCTTACGGGCATCAGGCTGCTATCCATCCCTTATCCGGGTCACCCTTTTGACGGTGTGCTGGGGATCAATGTGATGAAGCGTTACGTGATCAGGGTAGACCATAAAAAGCGGAAACTTTACTTTTTTGATAAGGATACCTTCCGCTATCCAGGCTCGGCCCGCCCTGTAAAAGTGAAGTGGTTGCAGCATGTGCCGGCCATTAAAGGGGCCGTGGTGGTGAACAAAAAGCGTTATCAAGGTTGGTTCGAGATGGATACGGGATCGGACGCGGCCATCGACCTGACCACCCCTTTTGTTACCCGCCACCAGTTTCGTGATCAGCTCAAGACCATTGCCATTAGCACCGCCACAGGATCTGACGGTAACCAAAGCGAACTTTACGTTGTGCGCATGCCCGAGGTACGCTTAGGCAACCTGCGTTTTTACACCCTACCTACCGGACTGGCCACCGCCACCAAAGGCCTCATGTCCTCGCCCGACCTGCAAGGCGTACTGGGCAACAACTTTTTAAAGCGTTTCAACATCACCTATGATCTTGCCCACAACAAGATCTACCTCGAACCCAATGACCTACTGCATAGTAATTATTTTGATTGGTTGAAGTAG